From Pusillibacter faecalis, one genomic window encodes:
- the rsxC gene encoding electron transport complex subunit RsxC: MAQAFFGGVHPHDMKAATNEKAIEKLPAPAEVVIPMSMHFGAPCTPLVKAGDHVKVGQKIGEFRGLGAPIHASVSGTVKVVEPRPYSMGGNMMSVVIENDFQDALSEEVQAPADPGALSVEEMIEAVKNAGIVGMGGATFPTHVKISGGIGQVHTVIINGAECEPYITGDHRTMLERPEEIIGGATYLAKMFGVDKVVIGVEDNKQNGIDAMRKVIAEKNAPVVVEPLRCRYPQGGEKQLCQAITGKQVPPGGLPSNIGCAVFNINTTCAIYRAITQGMPVVHKIVTVSGSGVVEPKNVECPIGTPVSCLFDFCGGLKEGTYKLIAGGPMMGMAQYTADIPVGKGTGAMLAFCENEEQTVENPQCIRCGKCVAACPMHLEPLFMYQYASKGMVDELNDAHIMDCMECGACAYACPARMHLTHMFKTGKQLVKDKMAADKAAAEAKKAAQEQKEAVNK, from the coding sequence ATGGCACAAGCTTTCTTTGGCGGCGTTCATCCCCATGATATGAAGGCCGCGACCAATGAAAAGGCCATCGAGAAGCTGCCAGCTCCGGCAGAGGTGGTCATCCCCATGTCGATGCATTTCGGCGCACCGTGTACGCCTTTGGTGAAAGCCGGCGACCACGTGAAGGTGGGACAGAAGATCGGTGAGTTTCGCGGCTTGGGCGCGCCGATTCATGCAAGTGTGTCCGGAACCGTCAAGGTTGTGGAACCCCGGCCCTATTCCATGGGCGGCAACATGATGTCTGTTGTCATCGAAAACGATTTCCAGGATGCGCTGTCTGAGGAGGTTCAGGCTCCGGCAGACCCGGGCGCTTTGTCCGTGGAAGAGATGATCGAGGCTGTGAAAAACGCCGGCATTGTGGGCATGGGCGGCGCCACGTTCCCCACCCACGTCAAAATTTCCGGCGGCATCGGCCAGGTGCACACAGTTATCATCAACGGCGCGGAGTGCGAGCCCTATATTACCGGTGACCACCGCACCATGCTGGAGCGGCCTGAGGAGATCATCGGCGGCGCTACATATCTTGCGAAGATGTTCGGCGTGGACAAGGTTGTCATCGGCGTGGAGGACAACAAGCAAAACGGCATTGACGCTATGAGAAAGGTCATTGCCGAAAAGAATGCCCCCGTGGTGGTGGAGCCCCTGCGCTGCCGCTACCCCCAGGGCGGCGAGAAGCAGCTGTGCCAGGCGATCACCGGTAAGCAGGTGCCTCCCGGGGGACTGCCCTCCAACATTGGCTGCGCGGTGTTCAACATCAACACAACCTGCGCCATCTACCGGGCCATCACCCAGGGGATGCCCGTGGTGCATAAAATTGTGACGGTCTCCGGCTCCGGTGTGGTGGAGCCTAAGAACGTAGAGTGTCCCATCGGCACACCGGTCTCCTGCTTGTTTGACTTCTGCGGCGGGCTGAAGGAAGGTACTTACAAGCTGATTGCCGGCGGTCCCATGATGGGCATGGCCCAGTATACAGCTGATATTCCCGTGGGCAAGGGCACCGGCGCCATGCTTGCCTTCTGTGAGAATGAGGAACAGACGGTGGAGAATCCCCAGTGTATCCGCTGCGGCAAGTGTGTGGCCGCATGCCCGATGCATCTGGAGCCGCTCTTTATGTACCAGTATGCCTCCAAGGGCATGGTGGATGAGCTGAATGACGCCCACATCATGGACTGCATGGAGTGCGGCGCCTGTGCTTATGCCTGCCCCGCCCGGATGCATCTGACCCATATGTTCAAGACCGGCAAGCAGCTGGTGAAGGACAAGATGGCCGCTGACAAGGCTGCCGCCGAGGCCAAGAAGGCTGCACAAGAGCAGAAGGAGGCCGTAAACAAATGA
- a CDS encoding DUF975 family protein has protein sequence MTAQLIDRRALKAETRETLAEAQVSPKAFTALYLALVLAMNLVDSFTGIGMLATFVSILITLLALVLEAGFVLYCMAVRQGERAEFLALFDGFSFAGKVIGLSIVKYFFIFLWSLLFTIPGIIAAYRYRFALYNLCENPEISIMEALDMSKRQTLGYKGQLFMLDLSYLGWALLAGVPSLIYSFAFYQQLFLQMAAPYGVAMQDAALWAAVTGLLPAWGWTLAMGLWQMAVAVFYLPNYQCVELGYFETAKSTSGIGYGTPPRQDSWGRGGPDNLGGF, from the coding sequence ATGACGGCTCAACTCATTGACCGACGGGCGTTAAAGGCGGAGACCCGTGAAACCCTGGCGGAAGCCCAGGTCTCCCCCAAGGCTTTTACCGCCCTGTATCTGGCCCTGGTCCTGGCTATGAATTTGGTGGATTCTTTTACCGGCATCGGCATGCTGGCCACGTTTGTCTCCATTCTGATCACCCTGCTGGCCCTGGTGCTGGAGGCGGGCTTCGTGCTCTACTGTATGGCAGTGCGCCAGGGGGAGCGTGCGGAGTTTCTCGCGCTGTTTGACGGCTTTTCCTTCGCCGGCAAGGTAATCGGACTGAGCATTGTAAAATATTTCTTTATCTTTCTCTGGTCCCTTCTCTTCACGATTCCCGGCATCATTGCCGCCTACCGGTATCGCTTCGCCCTGTATAATCTCTGCGAAAATCCTGAAATCAGCATTATGGAAGCTCTGGACATGAGCAAGCGGCAGACTCTTGGTTACAAGGGCCAGCTTTTCATGTTGGATTTGAGCTACCTGGGCTGGGCGCTGCTGGCAGGCGTCCCTTCGCTCATTTACTCCTTTGCATTTTATCAGCAGCTGTTCCTTCAAATGGCGGCGCCCTATGGCGTCGCCATGCAGGACGCCGCTTTGTGGGCTGCTGTGACTGGTCTTTTGCCCGCCTGGGGCTGGACGCTGGCCATGGGGCTTTGGCAGATGGCGGTTGCAGTCTTTTACCTCCCCAACTACCAATGTGTGGAGCTTGGCTATTTTGAAACCGCCAAATCCACCTCCGGCATCGGGTATGGCACCCCACCCCGGCAGGATTCCTGGGGGCGCGGAGGCCCTGATAATCTGGGTGGCTTTTAA
- a CDS encoding ECF transporter S component translates to MEQRLERASARQMGQTRALVMTGLFAALGCVATLVLQIPSPTGGYLNLGDTVVILGAYLLGPALGAAAGGVGPALADLLSGYTVYVPATLVIKAAMGLLAAMLYRAAGKKAWGMVVCATAAEAVMVAGYWLFDALLMLINGGGRLGVCLSASAVGIPSNLVQAAFGLAASTLLAMTLRRSGYVRGRFPNL, encoded by the coding sequence ATGGAACAGCGATTGGAACGGGCCTCGGCCCGGCAGATGGGACAGACCCGGGCCCTGGTGATGACAGGCCTTTTTGCGGCACTGGGCTGCGTGGCAACCCTGGTTTTACAGATTCCATCTCCTACGGGGGGATATCTGAATCTGGGAGATACCGTGGTGATCCTGGGAGCCTATTTGCTGGGACCGGCATTGGGGGCCGCCGCCGGAGGTGTGGGTCCGGCCCTGGCGGATTTGCTGTCGGGTTATACGGTGTATGTACCTGCCACACTGGTGATCAAAGCGGCTATGGGCCTGCTGGCGGCTATGCTGTACCGGGCGGCGGGGAAGAAAGCGTGGGGGATGGTGGTGTGCGCCACCGCGGCAGAAGCTGTTATGGTGGCGGGCTATTGGTTGTTTGACGCGCTGCTGATGCTGATCAATGGCGGCGGCCGGCTTGGTGTGTGCCTGTCGGCCAGCGCTGTTGGAATTCCCAGCAACCTGGTGCAGGCCGCGTTTGGCTTGGCTGCGTCCACTCTGCTGGCAATGACCCTGCGGAGGAGCGGCTATGTCCGGGGGCGTTTCCCCAACCTTTAA
- a CDS encoding PLP-dependent aminotransferase family protein: MFTYRLEAQNGLPLYEALYRHIRQDILSGALTAGERLPSKRSLAEHLQISVMTVETAYHQLEAEGYLYALPKRGFFVSAVDHLPTPAAPTAIPPEPEAPKWHLDLGRNQVDSSRFPAAAWARLTRQVLSEGNFLAPVPQQGLYALRQAIARDLWDFKGMAVAPEQIVVGAGAEYLYLLLAQLLGANGRTVFAVEEPGYPKIRQVYGKCGIVCRPVPLDCQGMAPKALAASGAMAVHISPAHHYPTGLVTPIGRRHALLRWAEASDGFIIEDDYDSEFRFTGRPIPTLQSIDSGGRVIYLNTFSQTISPSMRVGFMVLPPTLLERYRMELNFYACAVPVLDQYVLARFLDRGYYEQHLSRMRKEYRARRAAVMDAFTRSTFASRIEISEQGAGLHFLLRLETSQSDAELRERAAQLGVRLGFLSDYAAVPNPAYAHTLVVNYAGLDPARLHETMALLSQIFSL, from the coding sequence ATGTTTACATACCGCTTGGAGGCTCAAAACGGCCTGCCGCTCTATGAAGCCCTGTACCGCCATATCCGGCAAGACATTCTCAGCGGCGCCCTGACGGCCGGGGAACGGCTCCCTTCCAAGCGGTCCCTGGCCGAGCATCTTCAAATCTCCGTTATGACCGTAGAGACTGCCTACCATCAATTGGAGGCGGAAGGGTATCTCTACGCGCTTCCAAAACGAGGCTTTTTTGTCAGCGCCGTGGACCACCTTCCCACCCCCGCCGCCCCCACCGCGATTCCTCCGGAGCCAGAGGCACCCAAGTGGCATCTGGACCTTGGCCGCAACCAGGTGGACTCCTCCCGCTTTCCGGCAGCCGCTTGGGCGCGCCTCACACGTCAAGTGCTTTCCGAGGGAAACTTTCTGGCTCCTGTTCCCCAGCAGGGACTCTATGCCCTGCGCCAAGCAATTGCCCGGGATCTGTGGGATTTCAAGGGCATGGCTGTTGCACCGGAACAAATTGTGGTGGGCGCCGGCGCGGAATACCTGTATCTTCTGCTGGCACAGCTGCTTGGCGCGAACGGCCGGACCGTTTTTGCCGTGGAGGAGCCGGGCTATCCCAAAATCCGCCAGGTCTACGGGAAGTGCGGCATTGTCTGCCGCCCGGTCCCGCTGGACTGCCAGGGAATGGCCCCGAAAGCCCTGGCTGCCTCCGGCGCCATGGCTGTCCATATCTCCCCCGCCCACCACTATCCCACAGGGTTGGTGACGCCCATTGGCCGGCGCCACGCGCTGCTGCGCTGGGCGGAGGCATCCGACGGCTTTATCATCGAGGATGATTATGACAGCGAGTTCCGCTTTACCGGCCGCCCTATCCCCACGCTTCAGAGTATCGACAGCGGCGGGCGGGTCATCTATCTCAACACATTTTCCCAGACCATCTCCCCCTCCATGCGGGTGGGCTTCATGGTGCTGCCGCCCACGCTGCTGGAGCGCTACCGGATGGAGCTGAATTTTTATGCCTGCGCGGTGCCTGTGCTGGACCAATATGTTTTGGCCCGTTTTTTGGACAGGGGATACTATGAGCAACACCTCTCCCGGATGCGCAAGGAATACCGTGCCCGCAGAGCAGCGGTGATGGACGCCTTTACCCGGAGCACCTTTGCCAGCCGTATCGAAATTTCTGAACAGGGCGCAGGGCTCCACTTCCTCCTGCGGCTGGAAACCTCGCAAAGCGACGCGGAGCTGCGGGAGCGGGCGGCACAGCTGGGCGTGCGGCTGGGCTTCCTATCAGACTATGCCGCAGTCCCCAATCCCGCATACGCTCACACTCTGGTGGTCAATTATGCCGGTCTGGACCCAGCCCGGCTGCATGAAACCATGGCGCTGCTGTCACAAATCTTCTCTCTTTGA
- the ftsH gene encoding ATP-dependent zinc metalloprotease FtsH, translated as MDQNKKNNQKPGRPGGGKGGGWQGLIQVICWAGVLAILLSYANNYMRSAGTQSSSVEVPYSTFITMVESGDVSHVDFDNEEAILLITPEDGYIYTDPDGVSYRKSTSEDGVALYTPVGSEDGQQPVALQLFTVQIESNDAVIAFLKTDSDLTFNKDYQAPMSPLLLVLVNMLPFLIILLVMSLGMSWLAKKGMGGMGGIGGVGKANAKVYMEKQTGVTFRDVAGQDEAKESLTEIIDFLHNPQKYTDIGAKLPKGALLVGPPGTGKTLLAKAVAGEANVPFFSISGSDFVEMFVGVGASRVRDLFKEASKVAPCIVFIDEIDTIGKSRDNRMGGNDEREQTLNQLLAEMDGFDPTKGVILLAATNRPEVLDQALLRPGRFDRRITIDRPNLAGRIATLQVHTRNIKLAEDVNLKKVALATAGCVGADLANLVNEAALRAVRKGRKLVTQEDLLAAFELVIAGTEKKGSVLTEFEKKLVAYHEVGHAMVAYKQKNTEPVQKITIVPHTQGSLGYTLLMPEEDKTELRTRDELMAKITVSMGGRAAEEVVMNTMTNGASQDIQDATNVARNMVAMFGMSDEFGMMALASRRNQYLDGGYGMDCAQETAARMDVAVKEILDKCYQSAVEVIRENRADMDKVVAYLLEKETITGAEMVAIIEGRDPELVENPYASTHSQDGFRPSAPNEIEPAARKVHMISQKIEAPEESAEVPQEAPEAPPDSGENSEEPPEAQP; from the coding sequence ATGGACCAAAACAAGAAAAACAATCAAAAACCGGGGCGGCCCGGCGGCGGAAAGGGTGGCGGCTGGCAGGGCCTGATCCAGGTCATCTGCTGGGCCGGTGTGCTGGCAATTCTATTGAGCTATGCCAACAACTATATGCGCAGCGCTGGCACCCAGTCCTCTTCCGTAGAGGTGCCATACAGCACGTTCATAACCATGGTGGAAAGCGGCGATGTCTCCCACGTGGATTTTGACAACGAGGAGGCCATTCTCCTCATTACGCCCGAGGATGGCTATATTTATACCGACCCGGACGGCGTCTCGTACAGGAAAAGCACCTCGGAAGACGGTGTCGCCCTCTATACCCCCGTCGGCTCTGAGGATGGCCAGCAGCCGGTGGCTCTGCAGCTCTTCACCGTCCAGATTGAAAGTAATGACGCGGTGATCGCCTTTCTGAAAACAGACTCCGACCTCACATTTAATAAGGATTATCAGGCGCCCATGAGCCCCCTGTTGCTGGTGCTGGTAAATATGCTGCCCTTCCTGATTATTCTTTTGGTCATGTCCCTGGGTATGAGCTGGCTTGCCAAAAAGGGCATGGGCGGCATGGGTGGTATCGGCGGCGTCGGCAAGGCCAACGCCAAGGTCTATATGGAAAAGCAGACTGGCGTCACCTTCCGGGACGTGGCCGGTCAGGACGAGGCCAAGGAATCTCTGACAGAGATCATTGATTTCCTCCACAACCCCCAGAAATACACGGATATTGGTGCCAAGCTCCCCAAGGGCGCGCTGCTGGTGGGCCCTCCGGGCACCGGTAAAACGCTGCTGGCCAAGGCCGTGGCCGGCGAGGCCAACGTCCCCTTTTTCTCCATCTCCGGCTCGGACTTTGTGGAGATGTTCGTGGGCGTGGGCGCCTCGCGGGTCCGGGACCTCTTCAAGGAGGCCAGCAAGGTGGCTCCCTGCATCGTGTTCATCGACGAGATCGACACCATCGGCAAATCCCGGGACAACCGCATGGGCGGCAACGACGAGCGGGAGCAGACCCTGAACCAGCTTCTGGCGGAGATGGACGGCTTCGACCCCACCAAGGGCGTCATTCTGCTGGCCGCCACCAACCGTCCCGAGGTGCTGGATCAGGCGCTGCTTCGTCCCGGCCGCTTTGACCGGCGCATCACTATCGACCGGCCCAACCTGGCGGGCCGCATCGCCACGCTCCAGGTTCACACTCGGAATATCAAGCTGGCGGAGGACGTAAACCTTAAAAAGGTAGCCCTGGCCACCGCCGGCTGCGTGGGCGCGGACCTCGCCAACCTGGTGAACGAGGCAGCCCTGCGGGCCGTCCGCAAGGGCCGCAAGCTGGTAACACAGGAGGATCTGCTGGCCGCCTTCGAGCTGGTCATTGCCGGCACGGAGAAGAAGGGCAGCGTCCTGACGGAATTTGAAAAGAAGCTGGTTGCTTATCATGAGGTGGGCCACGCCATGGTCGCCTATAAGCAGAAGAACACTGAGCCGGTGCAGAAGATCACCATCGTCCCCCACACCCAGGGGTCTCTCGGCTATACCCTGCTGATGCCGGAGGAGGATAAGACGGAGCTGCGGACCCGGGACGAGCTGATGGCTAAGATCACCGTCTCCATGGGCGGTCGCGCCGCAGAGGAGGTGGTGATGAACACCATGACCAACGGTGCCTCCCAAGACATCCAGGACGCCACCAACGTGGCGAGGAACATGGTGGCCATGTTTGGCATGAGTGATGAATTCGGCATGATGGCCCTGGCCTCCCGCCGCAACCAGTATCTGGACGGCGGCTATGGCATGGACTGCGCCCAGGAGACTGCCGCCCGGATGGACGTGGCTGTGAAGGAAATTCTGGACAAGTGCTATCAGTCCGCCGTGGAGGTCATCCGGGAGAACCGGGCGGACATGGACAAAGTGGTGGCGTATCTTCTGGAAAAGGAGACCATTACCGGCGCGGAGATGGTGGCCATTATTGAAGGGCGCGATCCCGAGCTGGTAGAAAATCCCTACGCTTCCACCCATTCTCAGGACGGCTTCCGGCCCTCAGCTCCCAACGAGATTGAGCCCGCCGCCAGGAAGGTGCATATGATCTCTCAAAAGATTGAAGCGCCGGAGGAGTCCGCCGAAGTCCCACAGGAGGCCCCTGAAGCCCCACCGGACTCCGGAGAAAACAGCGAGGAGCCGCCGGAAGCCCAGCCATAA
- a CDS encoding GNAT family N-acetyltransferase: MIRFAAPSDLPQVLEIYDAILTQEESGGPVYTNWRRGKYPTADTAWSALKAGTLYVGESGSALWGVVNLNGIQLPEYALIPWTLSANEDQVGVIHTLCIHPGQSGRGYARQMVAFCEEEARRLGKNVMRLDTWEHNLPANRLYPSLGYHFAGAAEFFFQGVIREILNCYEKAL, from the coding sequence ATGATTCGATTTGCAGCCCCCTCCGATCTGCCCCAGGTCCTGGAAATTTACGACGCCATTCTTACCCAGGAGGAAAGCGGAGGTCCTGTTTACACCAATTGGAGGCGTGGGAAATATCCTACCGCCGACACGGCCTGGTCGGCTCTAAAAGCCGGCACATTATATGTGGGCGAGAGCGGCAGCGCGCTGTGGGGCGTTGTGAATCTCAACGGCATCCAGCTCCCGGAATATGCCCTGATCCCCTGGACGCTGAGCGCAAACGAGGACCAGGTGGGCGTCATCCATACCCTCTGCATTCATCCGGGCCAGAGCGGTCGTGGCTATGCCCGGCAGATGGTAGCCTTCTGTGAGGAGGAAGCCCGCCGCCTGGGAAAAAACGTCATGCGGCTGGACACCTGGGAGCATAACCTCCCCGCCAACCGTCTATATCCCTCTCTGGGCTACCACTTTGCCGGGGCCGCGGAGTTTTTCTTCCAGGGGGTTATCCGCGAGATTCTGAACTGCTATGAAAAGGCCCTGTAA
- a CDS encoding helix-turn-helix domain-containing protein, translating into MTIGQRIAQKRKEQGLSQEALGDRLGLSRQAIYKWESDAALPEIDKLVALSRLFGVSVGWLLGVEETPEVLQDTGSELTETQLSMVEEIVNRYLTARPRPEKSAWDKWSIRILFALCGVMLAALTGISGDVRQLDGQAAGLRTSINDVTSAVSREMDSLSRRVEEILESQDSLFADSGVEIVHTSLQSRDGGTVIFDAYAVPKTYVEGMTAEFVLDNGTGGIAIQAGDFRRSTQAFSADSIACTLTDEIDLSITLIAPDGTRQTQLLERYDGLYTASLPSLRLNSFPEKLRITADGFTPQEAYVSLEKLPGQYFGAYGDHFPSASAEEVQVGLFRNHALVAWAEPCEIPDGFRGYEEGDFQFYRLPEAPVTAAPGDMFSIAALVTDQYGRAMIYSEDSFTVDTQNSVIAHSAPADSGMLWTAPDQWRLS; encoded by the coding sequence ATGACGATTGGCCAGCGCATCGCGCAGAAGAGAAAAGAACAGGGACTCTCTCAGGAAGCTCTGGGAGACCGGCTTGGCCTCAGCCGGCAGGCAATTTATAAATGGGAGTCCGACGCGGCCCTGCCGGAGATTGACAAGCTCGTCGCCCTTAGCCGGCTGTTCGGCGTGTCCGTCGGGTGGCTGCTGGGAGTGGAGGAGACGCCGGAGGTCCTGCAGGACACCGGCAGTGAGCTGACGGAAACCCAGCTGAGCATGGTGGAGGAGATCGTGAACCGCTATCTCACAGCCCGCCCAAGACCGGAAAAATCCGCCTGGGACAAGTGGTCCATCCGGATTCTCTTCGCCCTGTGCGGCGTGATGCTGGCCGCGCTCACCGGTATCAGCGGGGATGTCCGGCAGTTGGACGGCCAAGCCGCCGGCCTGCGTACCTCCATCAACGATGTAACCTCCGCTGTCAGCCGCGAAATGGACTCCCTTTCCCGCCGGGTGGAGGAAATTTTGGAGTCTCAGGACAGTCTCTTTGCTGACTCCGGCGTGGAGATCGTCCATACCAGTCTGCAAAGCAGGGATGGCGGCACTGTGATCTTCGATGCCTATGCGGTTCCCAAAACCTATGTAGAGGGCATGACGGCGGAGTTTGTGCTGGATAATGGCACCGGCGGCATCGCCATACAAGCTGGGGACTTCCGCCGTTCCACGCAGGCGTTTTCCGCGGACTCCATTGCCTGCACGCTGACCGATGAGATTGATCTTTCCATAACACTCATTGCCCCGGACGGCACCCGCCAGACCCAGCTGTTGGAGCGCTATGATGGCCTGTATACCGCAAGTCTCCCTAGTCTGAGGCTCAACAGCTTTCCCGAAAAGCTGCGGATCACGGCGGACGGCTTTACTCCGCAGGAGGCCTATGTGAGTCTGGAGAAGCTGCCCGGCCAGTACTTTGGGGCCTATGGCGACCACTTTCCCTCCGCGTCGGCGGAGGAGGTCCAGGTGGGACTTTTCCGAAACCATGCTTTGGTCGCCTGGGCAGAGCCCTGTGAAATTCCAGACGGCTTCCGAGGCTATGAGGAGGGGGATTTCCAGTTCTATCGTCTGCCGGAGGCTCCCGTGACTGCAGCGCCGGGGGACATGTTCTCCATCGCGGCCCTGGTGACAGACCAGTACGGCCGCGCCATGATATACAGCGAAGACTCCTTTACCGTGGATACCCAGAACTCTGTGATCGCCCACAGTGCCCCCGCTGATTCCGGAATGCTCTGGACAGCACCAGACCAATGGCGCCTGTCCTGA